A window of Lentibacillus sp. Marseille-P4043 contains these coding sequences:
- a CDS encoding fumarylacetoacetate hydrolase family protein — MSKVKLKMRGVQQLNEGTVNFNDQTVKINGSEYKVDELPVDVPLSGTIYGTLLNYQGVYEALESSMNKDPYKKPPKAPILYIKPTNTQISAEAAIPMPNHVSELEMGAALGIVISKQASKVKEEEALDYVFGYTIVNDVSIPHDSVYRPAIKEKARDGFCPVGPWIMERDAIENPDELAISVSINGELKQENNTKNLIRSVRKLLADVTSFMTLYAGDTLMVGVPEHAPLAKENDHVQIEIAGIGTLKNTIHKEEDVLGGIVR; from the coding sequence ATGAGCAAGGTGAAATTGAAGATGCGCGGTGTACAGCAATTAAATGAAGGAACAGTGAATTTCAACGATCAGACAGTAAAAATAAACGGATCTGAATATAAGGTGGACGAACTTCCGGTTGATGTACCACTATCCGGAACCATTTATGGAACGCTATTAAACTATCAAGGTGTCTATGAAGCATTGGAGAGTTCTATGAATAAAGACCCTTACAAAAAACCCCCAAAAGCACCTATTTTATATATTAAACCAACAAACACACAAATTAGTGCGGAGGCAGCAATCCCTATGCCTAATCATGTTTCCGAATTGGAAATGGGAGCGGCTTTGGGCATTGTTATTAGTAAACAAGCATCAAAAGTAAAGGAAGAAGAAGCCTTGGATTATGTATTTGGTTATACGATAGTTAATGATGTAAGCATCCCGCATGACAGTGTTTACCGACCTGCCATCAAGGAAAAAGCCCGTGATGGGTTTTGCCCTGTAGGTCCATGGATTATGGAACGGGATGCGATCGAAAATCCTGATGAATTGGCCATAAGTGTTTCAATTAATGGCGAATTGAAACAAGAAAATAACACAAAAAATTTGATTCGGTCAGTTAGGAAATTACTTGCCGATGTTACCTCATTTATGACACTTTATGCGGGAGATACGCTTATGGTTGGTGTTCCGGAACATGCCCCGTTAGCAAAAGAAAATGATCATGTTCAAATTGAGATTGCAGGTATTGGTACATTGAAAAATACAATTCATAAAGAGGAAGATGTGTTGGGAGGGATTGTTAGATGA
- a CDS encoding flavin reductase family protein — translation MDDRVFRNAMGKFATGVTVITTKAGSEIRGMTANAFMSVSMDPKLISISIDNNAHMLEKIKQAGKFAVNILSDQQQNISMHFAGQKKEEEDIDFELIRDVPVVNGSLASIVCDLDRSFVVGDHTLFIGRVIELDLKDGHPLTFYSGKYGCYQAEEYA, via the coding sequence ATGGATGATCGCGTTTTCCGGAATGCAATGGGGAAGTTTGCCACTGGGGTGACTGTCATTACAACGAAAGCAGGAAGTGAAATTCGGGGGATGACTGCCAATGCTTTCATGTCTGTTTCGATGGATCCAAAGCTAATCTCTATTTCCATAGATAACAATGCACATATGCTTGAAAAGATTAAGCAGGCTGGCAAATTCGCTGTTAATATTCTTTCTGATCAACAGCAAAATATTTCCATGCATTTCGCAGGTCAGAAAAAAGAGGAAGAAGACATCGATTTTGAATTAATCCGTGATGTACCTGTTGTGAATGGATCATTGGCTTCAATTGTTTGTGATCTAGACCGATCCTTTGTCGTTGGAGACCACACCCTATTTATCGGCAGAGTGATTGAACTAGATTTGAAAGATGGCCACCCACTAACATTTTATTCCGGGAAGTATGGGTGCTATCAAGCAGAAGAATACGCGTAA
- a CDS encoding FAD synthetase family protein, with translation MEVYYVTHPIGQINSDEQVLAIGFFDGVHLGHQQLLNRAKQIAEKKGIVFSAMTFSPHPDEVIKGDKNREYLTPLPQKVEKMAELGVEKLFVVTFNKSFASLPPIDFITNYIRATNTKHVVVGFDFTFGFKAQGDTHFLKKEAKKGEFGLSIIPKQTFHGQKISSTRIRELLSEGNIEMVPYYLGMNYTLKGAIIQQKRAGVLAVQIHDNGMLPKPGKYEVKLSNGKKTINGVFYRNSYTDNRIFVNEPFDCSAKDISIKFLNSISAATTVSS, from the coding sequence ATGGAAGTATATTATGTAACACACCCGATCGGACAAATAAATAGTGACGAACAGGTCCTGGCAATTGGATTTTTTGATGGCGTACATCTAGGACATCAACAATTGTTGAATCGTGCAAAACAGATAGCGGAGAAAAAAGGTATTGTATTTTCGGCAATGACGTTTAGTCCGCATCCTGATGAAGTCATTAAAGGGGACAAAAACAGGGAATATCTAACACCATTACCACAAAAGGTTGAGAAAATGGCTGAACTTGGAGTGGAAAAATTATTTGTTGTTACATTTAATAAGTCATTCGCTTCCCTTCCTCCAATTGATTTTATAACGAATTATATTAGAGCCACAAATACGAAACATGTTGTCGTCGGCTTTGACTTTACATTTGGGTTCAAAGCCCAAGGTGACACACACTTCCTAAAAAAAGAAGCGAAAAAGGGGGAATTTGGTTTAAGTATTATTCCTAAACAAACATTTCATGGCCAAAAAATTAGCTCCACACGTATAAGGGAATTGCTGAGTGAAGGAAATATTGAAATGGTTCCATATTATTTAGGAATGAATTATACCTTGAAAGGCGCAATAATCCAGCAAAAAAGAGCTGGTGTGTTAGCTGTACAAATCCATGATAATGGTATGTTGCCAAAGCCGGGAAAATATGAAGTAAAACTATCGAATGGCAAAAAAACGATCAATGGCGTATTTTACCGAAATTCATATACTGATAACAGAATATTTGTGAATGAACCATTTGATTGTAGTGCAAAGGACATTTCAATAAAATTTTTAAACAGCATATCGGCAGCAACTACTGTTTCATCTTAA
- the hpaD gene encoding 3,4-dihydroxyphenylacetate 2,3-dioxygenase: MTGKFNIIRTARAIVRVTDLNAARDFYVNGLGFIETESDDQYIYLRGLEERGHHSYVLKKADQPGVEVISYKVEQEEDLDKLAAYFEGKRIQTKWFENGSQHAIGRSLRVQDISGIPIEFFCSMDTVERMLQRYDQYRGSRMQRIDHFNCMVPNVQKAYDFYVNELGYACSEYTTTKNDDIWAAWLHRKPAVHDIAFMNGKGPRLHHVGFWLSDPMSVIHTCDVLASLGYASSIERGPGRHGLSNAFFLYLRDPDGNRVELYTGDYFTGDSDFEPIRWDLDDPQRATFWGHEPPESWFNEAMQFVDLNRGQPVSVSEANLEQRKPDFIV, encoded by the coding sequence ATGACTGGAAAATTTAACATTATCCGTACAGCCCGAGCAATTGTTAGGGTGACAGATTTAAATGCTGCCAGAGACTTTTATGTTAATGGGTTAGGATTTATTGAGACTGAATCTGATGATCAATATATCTATTTAAGAGGGTTAGAGGAACGGGGACATCATAGCTATGTGCTGAAAAAGGCAGATCAGCCAGGTGTCGAGGTCATCAGTTATAAAGTAGAGCAAGAAGAAGATTTAGATAAACTTGCGGCTTACTTTGAGGGAAAGAGAATACAGACAAAATGGTTTGAAAACGGAAGTCAACATGCAATTGGGCGTTCTTTAAGGGTTCAAGATATTTCAGGCATTCCAATTGAATTCTTTTGCAGCATGGATACAGTTGAACGAATGCTGCAGCGTTATGATCAATATAGAGGGTCTAGGATGCAGCGAATTGATCACTTTAATTGTATGGTACCAAATGTGCAAAAAGCATACGACTTTTATGTTAACGAACTTGGTTACGCTTGTTCGGAATATACGACAACAAAAAATGATGATATTTGGGCTGCATGGTTACACCGTAAACCGGCTGTCCATGATATCGCCTTTATGAATGGTAAAGGCCCACGTTTGCATCATGTAGGATTCTGGCTTAGTGATCCAATGAGCGTTATTCACACGTGTGATGTCCTTGCTTCACTTGGATATGCAAGCAGTATTGAGCGAGGTCCTGGACGTCATGGGTTGTCAAATGCCTTTTTCCTATATTTACGTGATCCTGATGGAAACCGTGTTGAATTGTATACTGGTGATTATTTTACAGGGGATTCTGATTTTGAGCCTATACGATGGGATTTGGACGATCCGCAACGAGCAACATTCTGGGGACATGAACCACCTGAAAGTTGGTTTAATGAGGCAATGCAATTTGTTGATTTAAACAGAGGGCAGCCTGTTTCCGTTAGTGAAGCAAATTTAGAACAGAGAAAACCTGACTTCATTGTGTGA
- the hpaB gene encoding 4-hydroxyphenylacetate 3-monooxygenase, oxygenase component produces MPAKTGKEYIERLKKANNNVYIHGERVDDVTEHAAFKNVIQSMAKLYDLQYERPEKMLYTNPTTGNKVGKTFMVPKTIDDLIERREAIMEWQHFTNGLMGRSPDYLNADVMAMGEASEFFAEGDPMFAENAKKYAEYARENDISLTHTLIHPQVNRAKIQAEQKDANVALHLVKKTDEGIIVDGIRLLATQGGITDEILVFPSTVKKSGELDDPYSLAFALPNNTPGLKYLSRESFDYGKNKFDHPLSATFEEGDTIVAFDNVLVPWDRVFVCENSSICNRAFGETNAVSHMSHQVISKGVAKTEFLLGVVLTLMDSIGIDGFQHVKDKGTEIMLTLETMKSHLYRAEHNAKIDKWGMMTPDFAALDAARNWYPRVYPRMAEIVRILGASGLMGIPTYADFSNDEIGPILHRAMQGKNVEGYERVQIFRLAWDLTMSAFGNRQTHYEYYFFGDPIKMGMAYFDNYDKDPYKERVKEFLDSLNVSKPGLVKA; encoded by the coding sequence ATGCCAGCAAAAACAGGGAAAGAATATATTGAACGTCTAAAAAAAGCAAATAATAATGTGTATATTCATGGGGAACGAGTAGATGATGTGACGGAACATGCAGCATTTAAAAATGTTATTCAATCAATGGCAAAACTGTATGACCTTCAATATGAAAGGCCAGAAAAAATGCTTTATACGAATCCAACTACCGGTAATAAAGTTGGTAAAACATTTATGGTTCCGAAAACGATCGACGATTTAATTGAACGTCGTGAAGCAATAATGGAATGGCAACATTTTACAAATGGATTAATGGGACGTTCGCCTGACTATCTTAATGCTGATGTAATGGCAATGGGAGAAGCTAGTGAATTTTTTGCAGAAGGCGACCCGATGTTTGCTGAAAACGCTAAGAAATATGCAGAGTATGCACGCGAGAATGATATTAGTTTAACCCATACACTTATCCATCCACAGGTGAACCGTGCTAAAATCCAAGCGGAACAAAAGGATGCGAACGTTGCACTTCATCTTGTAAAGAAAACGGATGAAGGCATCATTGTCGATGGAATCAGGTTATTAGCAACACAAGGTGGAATTACAGATGAGATTCTTGTATTCCCATCTACTGTTAAAAAGTCAGGTGAGCTTGATGATCCATATTCACTTGCGTTTGCCCTGCCAAATAACACACCAGGCTTGAAGTATTTATCACGTGAATCATTCGATTATGGAAAAAACAAATTTGATCATCCTTTAAGTGCAACGTTTGAAGAAGGGGACACGATAGTAGCGTTTGATAATGTCCTCGTGCCTTGGGATCGCGTTTTTGTTTGTGAAAATTCATCTATTTGTAATCGGGCATTTGGCGAAACGAATGCTGTATCCCATATGTCTCATCAAGTAATTTCCAAAGGGGTAGCGAAAACGGAATTCCTGCTTGGTGTCGTACTGACACTAATGGATTCGATTGGCATCGATGGTTTTCAACATGTCAAAGATAAGGGAACCGAGATCATGTTGACACTAGAAACAATGAAATCGCATCTATACAGGGCAGAACATAATGCAAAAATTGATAAATGGGGTATGATGACACCGGATTTTGCTGCATTAGACGCTGCTAGAAATTGGTATCCGCGTGTATATCCGCGTATGGCGGAAATTGTACGTATTCTTGGGGCATCTGGTTTGATGGGTATTCCGACATATGCTGACTTTTCAAATGACGAAATTGGCCCAATTCTTCACCGGGCAATGCAAGGTAAAAATGTGGAAGGATATGAACGTGTACAAATATTCCGCTTAGCTTGGGACTTAACGATGAGCGCCTTTGGAAATCGGCAAACCCATTATGAATATTATTTCTTTGGAGATCCAATCAAAATGGGAATGGCTTATTTTGATAACTATGACAAAGATCCATATAAAGAACGTGTGAAGGAATTCCTTGATAGTTTAAATGTTTCGAAGCCAGGTCTAGTAAAGGCGTAA
- the hpaE gene encoding 5-carboxymethyl-2-hydroxymuconate semialdehyde dehydrogenase, producing MTQKQLDKQQMVTDLDVKDIQLYVNGKFVDAESSKTFENLNPFTNEVINQIAEGDQADIDKAVTAADKAFKGPWGKMKVSERLEFINKIADVIDEHVEEIAPLESYDTGLPISQTKKMVARAAKNFRFYAEMVSSRMVGEAYQVDDEFINYTIHKPIGVAGLITPWNAPFMLETWKIAPALATGNTVVLKPAEWSPLTANKLAELIDSVGLPEGVFNVVHGFGETAGASLVANPDVKLISFTGETKTGSEITKNGADTLKRYSMELGGKSPIIVFDDADFERALDACTWGIFSFNGERCTANSRLFLHESIYDEFVERLKERVDNIVVGDPLDEETQVGPLIHPTHFNNVKRYLEIAKEEGADIVSGNVPASMKQGNFVAPTMILNVTNDKTVAQEEVFGPVLTVMKFKEEEEVIALANDVEYGLAGYVWTKDIQRGHRVAQAVDSGMLWINSQNVRDLRIPFGGSKSSGIGREGGHYAFDFYTEHQVIHVALKDHHIPQFGKKKN from the coding sequence ATGACGCAAAAGCAACTTGACAAACAACAAATGGTAACTGATTTAGATGTAAAAGATATTCAATTGTATGTAAATGGTAAATTTGTGGATGCAGAATCAAGTAAAACATTTGAAAATTTAAATCCGTTTACGAATGAAGTAATCAATCAAATTGCTGAAGGCGATCAAGCAGATATTGATAAGGCGGTTACTGCGGCAGATAAAGCATTCAAGGGACCATGGGGGAAAATGAAGGTTTCCGAGCGCTTAGAATTTATCAACAAAATAGCGGATGTTATTGATGAACATGTGGAAGAAATTGCTCCACTTGAGTCGTATGATACAGGCCTTCCGATCAGTCAGACGAAAAAAATGGTTGCTCGTGCCGCGAAAAACTTTCGCTTTTATGCGGAGATGGTATCAAGCAGAATGGTTGGTGAAGCTTACCAGGTGGATGACGAGTTCATTAATTACACAATCCACAAACCAATTGGGGTTGCCGGATTAATTACACCATGGAATGCACCATTTATGCTGGAAACATGGAAAATTGCTCCTGCATTGGCAACAGGCAATACGGTTGTTTTAAAACCAGCGGAATGGTCACCGCTGACAGCGAATAAACTTGCGGAGTTAATTGATTCAGTTGGCCTTCCTGAAGGGGTTTTCAATGTCGTACACGGATTTGGCGAAACTGCGGGTGCATCCCTTGTTGCCAATCCTGATGTCAAATTAATTTCGTTTACAGGCGAGACGAAAACAGGTTCAGAAATTACCAAGAATGGTGCAGATACTTTAAAACGGTATTCAATGGAACTAGGTGGTAAATCACCAATTATTGTTTTTGATGATGCAGATTTTGAGCGAGCACTTGATGCTTGTACATGGGGGATTTTCTCTTTTAATGGGGAACGCTGCACAGCAAATTCACGTTTATTCTTACATGAAAGTATTTATGATGAATTTGTTGAAAGATTGAAAGAACGAGTGGATAACATTGTCGTCGGCGATCCATTAGATGAGGAAACACAGGTTGGGCCACTTATTCATCCAACACATTTTAACAATGTAAAACGTTATTTGGAAATAGCAAAGGAAGAAGGGGCAGATATTGTTAGCGGAAATGTACCAGCGTCAATGAAGCAAGGTAATTTTGTAGCCCCAACCATGATCTTAAATGTTACGAATGATAAAACAGTTGCCCAAGAGGAAGTATTTGGTCCGGTTCTTACTGTAATGAAATTTAAGGAAGAGGAAGAAGTTATTGCGTTGGCGAATGATGTGGAATACGGTCTAGCCGGATATGTATGGACGAAAGATATTCAGCGTGGACACCGGGTAGCACAGGCAGTTGATTCGGGAATGTTGTGGATTAACTCACAAAATGTTCGTGATTTACGTATTCCGTTTGGTGGTTCCAAATCAAGTGGTATTGGCAGAGAAGGTGGTCACTATGCATTTGATTTTTACACAGAACATCAAGTTATTCATGTTGCACTGAAGGATCACCATATTCCACAATTCGGAAAGAAGAAAAATTAA
- the hpaI gene encoding 2,4-dihydroxyhept-2-ene-1,7-dioic acid aldolase, which translates to MPNLEETKQRLRGISICPVITPFNENGSIDFESLENLIDWQIKSGSHAISVTGTSGEPSSLTVDERVKVMETAMKAIDGRVPFLPGTGTTNHDETMYLTKKAVEIGADAALVIVPYYNKPNQGALYKHYKTVADSVDLPIIVYNIPGRTAVNLEVETLARLSKDCPNIIGVKESNKDFEHVNRVLLHCGRDFLLYSGIELLCYPMLAIGGAGSISATANVAPAKVAEMHNAWNEGDIKRAQDLHFELMPLNDVLFKDTNPAPAKAALGMLGKINPTLRMPMDVPSKELQAEIKNVLQDYADVKETVQH; encoded by the coding sequence ATGCCTAACCTTGAAGAAACGAAGCAACGATTGCGCGGTATCTCCATTTGTCCTGTTATTACACCATTTAATGAAAACGGTTCCATCGACTTTGAATCGCTTGAAAACTTAATTGACTGGCAAATTAAAAGTGGCAGCCATGCTATTTCGGTAACAGGAACAAGTGGTGAGCCGAGTTCTTTAACCGTAGATGAACGTGTAAAGGTAATGGAAACAGCGATGAAAGCAATTGATGGGAGAGTTCCGTTTTTACCAGGAACCGGTACAACAAACCACGATGAAACGATGTACTTAACAAAAAAAGCAGTTGAGATCGGTGCGGATGCTGCGTTAGTAATTGTTCCATATTACAACAAACCAAATCAAGGAGCACTATATAAACACTACAAAACAGTTGCCGATTCTGTAGATCTTCCAATTATCGTCTATAACATTCCTGGAAGAACAGCGGTTAACCTTGAAGTAGAAACGTTAGCAAGGTTAAGCAAAGATTGTCCGAATATTATTGGGGTTAAGGAATCAAATAAAGATTTTGAACATGTTAACCGTGTATTACTTCATTGTGGCAGGGACTTCCTTCTATATTCTGGTATTGAATTACTATGTTACCCGATGCTTGCTATCGGTGGTGCGGGTTCCATTAGTGCTACTGCAAATGTTGCGCCGGCTAAAGTTGCAGAAATGCACAATGCGTGGAACGAAGGAGACATTAAACGCGCCCAGGATTTACATTTTGAATTAATGCCACTTAACGATGTGTTATTTAAGGACACAAATCCAGCACCAGCAAAAGCTGCATTAGGTATGCTTGGAAAAATCAATCCAACATTAAGAATGCCAATGGATGTACCTTCGAAAGAACTTCAAGCGGAAATTAAGAATGTTTTACAAGATTACGCTGATGTAAAGGAAACGGTTCAACATTAA
- a CDS encoding sodium:solute symporter family protein, producing MNLAVFIPLLVVYFLIMSGLAYYGYRKTVTEADYLVAGGNINPVVMALSYGATFISTSSLIGFGGVSSSYGFSLLWLAFLNIVLGVFVAFAIFGTRIRRLSRKLNVFTFPSLLGERYQSNFITIFSGVMIFIFMPAYTSIVLVGGGRFLEEALGVNFHVALFLIAAVVSAYVLSGGLKAVMYTDAFAGLVMLVMMAIFLFITYQAVGGVTAGHSALTAMKDLVPEDLVAQGHQGWTSMPEFGSPLWWTLVSTLIMGVGIGVLAQPQLAMRAMTVKDDRSLYRSVLIGGVFIFFMTGAIYMIGPLSNVYFSNTEGALSMSVAGGNPDTVVPILIGQMMPDWFVYLFTLTAVSAVLSTVSSLIHVQASSFSEDILKKMGITSIFGKKAGLARLGVIIGMVAAVLLAYVLPGGVIAQATAFWFGICAAGFLPVLIGALFWRKGTRTGANASVVVGFVISIIGFVFFHEKEAAAFGISNALFGKTALAGFPMTHIDPLFYALPLSAAVFIVVSLMTKDKHANKTGADTLKKEVISK from the coding sequence ATGAACTTAGCCGTATTTATTCCATTGCTTGTTGTTTACTTTTTGATTATGTCAGGTTTAGCTTATTATGGATATCGAAAAACAGTTACAGAGGCAGATTACTTGGTAGCTGGTGGGAACATAAACCCTGTTGTCATGGCACTTTCCTATGGTGCCACGTTTATCAGTACGTCTTCACTGATTGGTTTTGGAGGCGTATCTTCGTCATATGGTTTTAGTTTGCTGTGGCTGGCGTTTTTGAATATTGTATTAGGGGTCTTTGTGGCCTTTGCGATTTTCGGCACCCGAATACGGCGGCTTTCAAGGAAGTTAAATGTGTTTACATTCCCATCTTTATTAGGGGAACGTTATCAGTCTAATTTTATTACTATTTTTTCCGGGGTGATGATCTTTATTTTCATGCCGGCATATACGAGTATCGTTCTCGTTGGTGGGGGACGTTTTTTGGAAGAAGCGTTAGGGGTTAACTTCCATGTAGCCCTTTTTCTCATTGCTGCCGTTGTGAGTGCATATGTGCTAAGTGGTGGACTAAAGGCTGTTATGTATACGGATGCTTTTGCTGGATTAGTTATGCTAGTGATGATGGCTATTTTTCTCTTTATAACATATCAGGCTGTCGGTGGTGTTACGGCTGGACATAGTGCTCTGACAGCGATGAAAGATCTTGTGCCGGAGGATTTGGTAGCACAAGGGCACCAAGGTTGGACATCAATGCCAGAATTTGGATCACCATTATGGTGGACACTTGTCAGTACATTGATAATGGGAGTGGGTATCGGTGTGTTGGCCCAACCGCAATTGGCAATGAGGGCTATGACTGTTAAAGATGATCGTTCTTTATACCGTTCCGTGTTAATTGGTGGGGTATTTATATTTTTTATGACTGGTGCAATATACATGATTGGACCGCTTAGTAATGTCTACTTCTCGAATACAGAAGGTGCGCTTTCTATGAGTGTGGCAGGTGGTAATCCAGACACGGTTGTTCCTATTTTAATTGGTCAGATGATGCCAGATTGGTTTGTTTATTTATTTACACTGACTGCGGTTTCTGCAGTATTGTCAACGGTAAGTTCTCTCATTCATGTACAAGCATCTTCTTTTAGTGAAGATATTTTGAAAAAAATGGGGATTACATCGATCTTTGGAAAGAAGGCAGGACTAGCAAGATTAGGCGTTATTATTGGAATGGTTGCAGCGGTATTACTTGCGTATGTGTTACCTGGTGGTGTCATTGCGCAGGCAACGGCATTCTGGTTTGGAATTTGTGCGGCTGGTTTCTTGCCGGTATTAATCGGGGCACTCTTTTGGAGAAAGGGGACAAGAACTGGCGCTAATGCAAGTGTTGTAGTCGGTTTTGTGATCAGTATTATTGGCTTTGTATTTTTCCATGAAAAAGAGGCGGCTGCTTTTGGTATTTCCAACGCATTATTCGGAAAAACAGCATTAGCTGGATTTCCCATGACACATATTGATCCATTATTTTATGCTTTACCACTATCTGCTGCAGTTTTTATTGTCGTTAGTTTAATGACTAAAGATAAACATGCTAACAAGACAGGTGCGGATACATTGAAAAAGGAAGTAATTTCTAAATAA
- a CDS encoding symporter small accessory protein produces MLGMEDGIITLSWIATILSAVGCVIFGVVFWNYEGDGKE; encoded by the coding sequence ATGCTTGGGATGGAAGATGGAATTATTACACTTTCCTGGATTGCTACGATTTTATCAGCAGTTGGCTGCGTCATATTTGGGGTTGTGTTTTGGAATTACGAAGGAGATGGAAAGGAATGA
- a CDS encoding LysR family transcriptional regulator, with protein MDMRQLRYFHTIASEGQITRAAKKLHMAQPPLSQTLKMLEDELGVTLLERNGRKMELTEAGIVLYKKAETLFHSLNEAVVEVKETGKGIKGRLSIGCVKSCFSFIPERISKFRKQYPNVTFELREGDSFRLAEQLYSRNIDLAVVRLPLEMRAFSSISLPDENYVAVLPESWVNENSKMTISMKELAKTPLLLLLRISGVGQYEIIIDQFKNHGLKPNVICECPDADMILELVTEEIGATVIPKSAISNLHQSGINVLQIEDANIVSQSSVIWLKDRYLSKSAHRFIDLFHGEVKQIM; from the coding sequence ATGGACATGAGACAATTGCGCTATTTTCACACAATTGCTTCTGAGGGACAAATAACTCGTGCTGCAAAAAAACTTCATATGGCTCAACCACCTTTAAGTCAAACGTTAAAAATGCTTGAGGATGAATTAGGCGTAACATTACTTGAACGCAATGGAAGAAAAATGGAATTAACTGAAGCGGGAATCGTTTTATATAAAAAAGCGGAAACCCTCTTCCATTCTCTAAATGAAGCTGTCGTGGAGGTAAAAGAAACAGGAAAAGGAATTAAAGGAAGGCTGTCGATCGGCTGTGTGAAATCATGTTTTTCTTTCATCCCAGAACGAATAAGTAAATTTCGCAAGCAGTATCCGAATGTTACCTTTGAATTAAGAGAGGGCGATTCATTCCGTTTAGCCGAACAATTATATAGCCGGAATATCGATCTCGCAGTTGTACGTTTGCCGTTGGAAATGAGAGCGTTTTCCTCGATTTCTTTACCGGATGAAAATTACGTCGCTGTATTACCAGAAAGTTGGGTTAACGAAAATTCTAAAATGACTATCTCCATGAAAGAATTAGCAAAAACGCCGCTATTACTATTACTTCGAATTAGTGGTGTGGGACAGTATGAGATCATCATCGATCAATTTAAAAACCATGGTCTAAAGCCAAATGTTATTTGCGAATGCCCTGATGCCGATATGATATTGGAACTTGTCACGGAAGAAATCGGCGCAACTGTTATACCTAAATCGGCCATTTCTAACCTTCATCAGTCCGGAATAAATGTATTACAGATTGAAGATGCGAATATTGTATCCCAGTCTTCCGTTATATGGTTGAAGGATCGTTACCTATCAAAAAGCGCCCATCGATTTATTGATTTATTCCATGGTGAAGTTAAACAAATAATGTAA